One Aegilops tauschii subsp. strangulata cultivar AL8/78 chromosome 2, Aet v6.0, whole genome shotgun sequence genomic window, GTGGTCCCTCGTTGATGTCTTAAGTGGTGGCCTTTTGGCCTaatatctttttttttttgcaggaaaactttcaatctattcatcttcaatcatggtagtacaTCAAACattagaaataataaaaattacatccagatccgtagaccaccaagcgacgactacaagcactgaagcgagccgtcTTAAGTGGTGACCTTATAGGTTTTCATCTTCTTTATATTTTGTTTCTCTAGCCGTCTTGCAGCATCGACAAGATGGTGGCAACAATGACACACTGAAATAAGGTCTCTTTGGCCTCTCACTATCTTGACGTCATTTGATCCAACTCCAACGAAGGGTCTGCGAGGGTAGATGTTGCCAGATTTGCTGGCTTTCTTTAGATTTAAACAGTTGGTGTGTCAAATCAAGGAAATTAGCTGACTGGCTCTGGGTGGGAGGATTTCAGCGTCATATTGTTATGCGGCATGGTTTAGTTTCTCCCACCCTCTATAATGGTAGTGAAAAACAAAAATCATGTACTAAACAGGGTGATGCCCTAATTCAACAATTTTTAGATCTCGTTTCTAACGATGAATGATCATTGTGGTCTTTAAAGCCTACTACGTTGAGGGCGTTTGCAGGTTTTTCGTTACTATTGGCTCACTTCAATTTTCAAGTTTCGATGGATGACGTGCAAGTGAAAGAAGAAGATGGTCAATATTATTTTTGATGTAATTTTTTTCCTAGAATACTCGTTTTGCATCATATTGTGTTTCTTGGTTGTTGTTTTCCTTTATAATTATTATCTTACGTAAAATGCCCTTTAGCTGTCCTTTTGGAAAAAAgaatattttaattttttttgagaCAAAAAGAATATTTAAATCGAAATTACTTTTTTACATTTGGGCCTTGTCCGCGACCTGCGACGAACCAAAAGCCCAAGGCCACATGCGAACGGCACATGAACGCACACCTAAAGAAAAAACAAAAGTTGTCTAAAAAAacctaaaaaaacaaaaacatgAACGCACGCAAAACACAAACACATAGCACACGGCGGGAGAGCGCATACATCAAGATCACCGGCCGGACTAGCTACTGCGACGCCAGCGAGCTCGCAGCAGGCTTCGCCGGAGGGTACCCGATCGAGTGGCGCTTGGAGGGGAACACGACGAAGACGCCGCTCGCGAGGGCGCCGACCACGACGGGCAGCGCCATGACCACCTGCTTCTGCTGCTCCCTGAGCGCCGGGTAGAAGCACGCCACCGTGTTGGCGTCCGCCAGCAGCGCCACCGCCGCGAACACGACCACCGAGAAGAAGGCGTGCGCGAAGTCCGCCGGACGCAGCCTGTACTTGGAGAAGTCCCTCGCCCCggtgtcgtcgtcgtcgccgccgccgaatGGCAGGAGGCCCCTGGGCGTCACGAGGCCGTACCTGACCTTGCCGTCGGCGCCGACGAAGCTGTCGGTGAAGGCCGAGAAGGCGCAGGAGAAGGCGCAGAGCACGAGGAGCACCGCGGTGACCACCCTGTTGGCTACGCTGCACGCGCCGGCGTTGGTCACGATCGGGTTGAGCACCTCGTACACGATCACCGTCGACGTCGGCAGCAGCTTGAGCACGTCGCCGATGCTCCCGAACGTCGCGTCGGCCATGGCGCCCACTTTTGTCGCTGTGCTCTCGGCTGCTGCTGCCTTCTTGCTCGACTCGGCTTCTTTGATGCCTTCTTCCATCAGCTGATTTAAGCTAGCCCCTGGCCTCCTTTCTTCTCTAATTTGCCTATTTTATAGGCCATCTGGGCCTAAAGAAATCCATGGGAGCTTGGAAGCTAATCCGGTTGCTTACTCTAGGAGAAATAGTAGTAGCTTGTCTTGGTTGTAAATTGCAATGTGATGGTGATCAAATTGAATTACATGCTGCCCACATTTGCAAGATGATATTAAATTCCTCCAGCCGCGAAGTCCATAAGTACGAAATTTTTCTAAGATCCTGATAGCGATGCGTCGCGAAGGGATAGTTTCACGAAGAGTTTTCATGATTGATTAGGTCGGATTGCTTGTTCATGACACCAATCTATAAACCTGCACACATTTTTATATCGCGTGTTGTGAGCTCACTTGTTGCAGATTAATTGTCTCGGGAGTTTCTTGCAGGCAGGGACGAAAGAAATGGTCGTCTTAGCCTATCGTCTCGTACTGGTGAAAGACTACAAGGTGATCGTGACGCTGCCCCTAGATTGGACGTCCACGTAGGTTAGGAAACTGATGCAAGTGTATTCTACTAAGTGGATACGTACTAGCCTAATGATGATTGAAATTTGTCATTCTCAGTTCTGAAAGCTGCACTTTCCTTGTAAAATCTGCAGACGTTGACCTCCATGTTTGAGACCAAGAGATTGCTACATGTATGTTGCTTGAGTTTTTGCTGACAGGGGTGGCGAGTGAAGATCCTGGAAAGGATATGTGACCAGGAAGCAAGGTTTGGCAATGTTCAAAGGAACTTCAGAGACTTATGACCCATGTATCAGATAAGTAGAGTGACTATGAGATTTCAGATGCCGTGACACGGCTATAGCTGACTGATCATCCTCGGAAATGAGGACTAAAGCATCGTGCCCCCCGGCGACAATGATCTCTTCAGTGTCCGGCTTTCGATGAATGAAGGGAGACCTGCCGCTCTGGGGACTCAGGTTGCTGGTAAACTGCGGCAGTAGGTCACTGGCTAGTGAGTGGCAGAAGGATGGGATTAGGCAACGAGCTTTGAAGCTGTACATCGAGCAAACCTCATTCATCTAGCCAGTGACGTCCAATCAAATTCGCGAGCATTTTGATGAAATGGTGAACATTCTTCAAATTTGTGAATGTTTTTTTATATATTCGTGAAATGTTTTAAAATTCTGTACATTTTTTCTGAAAATCGTGAACATTTATTGAAGcggcgaacattttttgaataaaCAAATAAATATTGAAATTggggaacaaattttgaaattccTGAACATATTTTAATTTTGACGAAAATTTTGAAATGCATGAAATATTCGAATTCATGAAGTTTTTTTGAATCAATGGGCTTTTTTTTGTAActcacaaacattttttaattttgtgaatatttttcaaTAATTCATTAACATTTTTTGAGTGCGCGAAAAAATGAAAATCACGAACATTTTGTcaatacatgaacattttttttccAAATCAAGAACATTTTTTTGACTTACAGAACATTTCTTTTAAGactttgaacattttttaaatacatgaacATTTCTTATAAATCAAGAAAAAAATCCACGAACATTTTATGATTTATTGATTTTTTTTAATTAGAACTTTTTTGAAATCCCAATTTATTTAAAGAATAAGAGAAAAcacaaaaggaaaagaaaaaagttGGAAAACGTAATGAAAAATAAAATGCGCCCTGCACGTGGGCCAGCCTAAAAAGGGCGCGACGGGGGAAGGGACTGAGCGCTGGCTTGTACGGCCCAAACCTTAGTCATCAAacacaaaaaaattgaaaaaatattAATCATCTATTTCAAAAGTTACAAGTTGATGGAGATTTTTCGAGAGATGGAGGAAGAGGCGCTGCTGCAGTGGTGTGTCGAGGTCATTCAGGGCATTATTAGGCTCCTCGACAGTGGTGTTCGATCATATTACAGATCAAGCGACACTAGAATCACTTGCATGTCATGAAGCTCTGGCTCTAGTGCTTGATTTATGTTTGAATCAAGTTGTGATCGCTTGTGACTGCAAACCAGTGGTAGCAGATATTAAAGGCAAGGCAGAGGGAAGAAACGTCGCAATAATCAAGGAGATAAACGAAAGA contains:
- the LOC109731846 gene encoding protein DMP2, which gives rise to MEEGIKEAESSKKAAAAESTATKVGAMADATFGSIGDVLKLLPTSTVIVYEVLNPIVTNAGACSVANRVVTAVLLVLCAFSCAFSAFTDSFVGADGKVRYGLVTPRGLLPFGGGDDDDTGARDFSKYRLRPADFAHAFFSVVVFAAVALLADANTVACFYPALREQQKQVVMALPVVVGALASGVFVVFPSKRHSIGYPPAKPAASSLASQ